Proteins encoded within one genomic window of Merismopedia glauca CCAP 1448/3:
- a CDS encoding heme oxygenase (biliverdin-producing), giving the protein MSSHLDVHLREGTKHSHTMAENTAFMKCFLKGVIEPSFFRKLLANLYFVYSALEAELQRHQNHPIVGSVYFPQLNRQESLAQDLAYYYGENWQQEIAPSEATQLYIDRIRDIANTQPELLIAHAYTRYLGDLSGGQMLGNIVRSAMDLPPDRGTAMYKFEEIPTPQAIREFKERYRHALDSLPIDELTVQKIVDEANYAFSLNREVMHALEPDVKAAIGDRKFDLITLHDRPGSTEHHHSTMKQGIPEHIA; this is encoded by the coding sequence ATGAGCAGCCATTTAGATGTACATTTGCGAGAAGGGACGAAACATTCCCACACGATGGCAGAAAATACGGCATTTATGAAATGCTTCCTCAAAGGTGTGATTGAACCAAGCTTTTTTCGCAAATTACTAGCTAATCTCTACTTCGTTTACAGTGCTTTAGAAGCAGAATTGCAACGTCATCAAAATCATCCTATTGTTGGTTCGGTGTACTTTCCCCAGTTAAATCGACAGGAGAGTTTAGCCCAAGATTTAGCCTATTATTATGGGGAAAATTGGCAGCAAGAGATAGCGCCTTCGGAAGCTACGCAGCTTTATATCGATCGCATTCGCGATATTGCCAATACTCAGCCAGAATTGCTGATCGCTCATGCATATACCCGCTATCTGGGAGATTTATCCGGCGGACAAATGTTAGGCAATATCGTGCGTTCGGCGATGGATTTACCGCCAGATAGAGGAACAGCGATGTATAAATTCGAGGAAATTCCCACGCCTCAAGCCATACGAGAATTTAAAGAAAGATACCGTCATGCCTTAGATTCGCTACCCATTGATGAGTTAACGGTGCAAAAGATTGTGGATGAAGCAAACTATGCTTTTTCTCTCAATCGCGAAGTCATGCACGCTCTAGAACCTGATGTTAAAGCAGCGATAGGCGATCGCAAATTCGATCTGATAACTCTCCACGATCGCCCAGGTAGTACGGAACATCACCACAGCACTATGAAGCAGGGAATACCAGAACACATCGCTTAA